One window from the genome of Gadus morhua chromosome 16, gadMor3.0, whole genome shotgun sequence encodes:
- the LOC115560893 gene encoding heterogeneous nuclear ribonucleoprotein L isoform X2 encodes MATATSRYYSEDGRATKRQKTDGMATGYEDPHKTLPSVVVHIRGLVDGVTEADLVEALQEFGAISYVVVMPKKRQALVEYEDMNGSSTAVTYAADNQVYIAGHPAFINYSTSQKISRPGDSDDSRTVNNVLLLTIMNPIYPITSDVLYTICNNCGPVQRIVIFRKNGVQAMVEFDSVQSAQRAKASLNGADIYSGCCTLKIEYAKPTRLNVFKNDQDTWDYTNPNLGGPDGDADGNGSNSEDVNANPNKRQRQPALLGDHPPEYSGGYHGGYDDSYGSPPYEGRRMGPPMRGRGGRSFAPGYGPPPPPPGEYGAHADSPVVMVYGLEPVKMNADKVFNVFCLYGNVERVKFMKSKPGAAMVEMGDCYAVDRAITHLNNNFLFGQKLNVCVSKQQAIMPGQCYELEDGSSSFKDFHGSRNNRFTSPEQAAKNRIQHPSNVLHFFNAQPESSTEIFGQICEEIGVKCPINIKLFTGKSGAAPSERSASGLLEWESINDAMEALAMMNHHQMKNTTGPYPYTLKLCFSTVQHAN; translated from the exons ATGGCTACTGCAACCAGCCGTTATTACAGCGAAGACGGCAGGGCAACGAAACGACAGAAAACCGACGGAATGGCAACG GGCTATGAGGACCCGCACAAGACCCTTCCGTCTGTGGTGGTGCATATCCGTGGACTGGTGGATGGGGTCACTGAGGCGGATTTGGTGGAGGCCCTCCAGGAGTTTGGAGCAATCAG CTATGTTGTTGTGATGCCCAAGAAGCGTCAGGCCCTGGTGGAGTACGAGGACATGAACGGCTCCTCCACTGCCGTGACCTACGCCGCAGACAACCAGGTGTACATTGCAGGCCACCCGGCCTTCATCAACTACTCCACCAGCCAGAAAATATCAAGGCCCGGAGACTCAGACGACTCCCGCACCGTCAACAACGTCCTTCTCCTCACCATCATGAACCCCATCTACCCCATCACCTCG GATGTCTTGTACACCATCTGCAACAACTGTGGGCCTGTCCAGAGGATTGTAATCTTCAGGAAGAATGGTGTCCAAGCCATGGTCGA ATTCGACTCGGTTCAGAGTGCACAGAGAGCAAAGGCCTCGCTCAACGGAGCGGACATATACTCCGGCTGTTGTACTCTCAAGATAGAGTATGCCAAG CCTACTCGTCTGAACGTGTTCAAGAATGACCAGGACACCTGGGACTATACCAACCCCAACCTGGGAGGACCCG ATGGTGACGCAGATGGAAACGGAAGCAATTCAG AGGATGTGAATGCCAACCCCAACAAACGGCAGAGGCAGCCTGCTCTGCTGGGCGACCACCCCCCAGAGTACT CTGGTGGTTACCACGGCGGCTACGACGACAGCTACGGCTCCCCGCCCTACGAGGGCCGACGCATGGGTCCCCCGATGAGGGGCCGTGGTGGGCGGAGCTTCGCCCCCGGCTAcggcccccctccaccccctcccggGGAGTATGGTGCCCACGCCGACTCTCCTGTCGTCATGGTCTACGGCCTGGAGCCCGTCAAGATGAACGCAGACAAAGTCTTCAACGTCTTCTGTCTCTATGGCAACGTGGAGCGA GTGAAGTTCATGAAGAGTAAGCCCGGGGCAGCCATGGTGGAGATGGGAGACTGCTACGCTGTCGACCGTGCCATCACTCACCTCAACAACAACTTCTTGTTCGGCCAGAAACTCAATGTCTG TGTGTCCAAGCAGCAGGCCATCATGCCAGGCCAGTGCTACGAGCTGGAGGACGGGAGCAGCAGCTTCAAGGACTTCCATGGATCCAGGAACAACCGATTCACGTCCCCGGAGCAGGCGGCCAAGAACCGCATCCAGCACCCCAGCAACGTGCTGCACTTCTTCAACGCCCAGCCCGAGTCGTCGACGGAGATCTTCGGTCAG ATTTGTGAAGAAATTGGTGTCAAGTGTCCAATCAACATCAAGCTGTTCACTGGAAAGA GTGGCGCCGCACCCAGTGAGCGCAGTGCGTCTGGACTTCTGGAATGGGAGTCAATCAACGACGCCATGGAGGCTCTGGCCATGATGAACCACCACCAGATGAAGAACACAA ctgGCCCGTACCCATACACCCTGAAGCTGTGCTTCTCCACCGTACAACACGCCAACTAA
- the LOC115560893 gene encoding heterogeneous nuclear ribonucleoprotein L isoform X1, with protein MATATSRYYSEDGRATKRQKTDGMATGYEDPHKTLPSVVVHIRGLVDGVTEADLVEALQEFGAISYVVVMPKKRQALVEYEDMNGSSTAVTYAADNQVYIAGHPAFINYSTSQKISRPGDSDDSRTVNNVLLLTIMNPIYPITSDVLYTICNNCGPVQRIVIFRKNGVQAMVEFDSVQSAQRAKASLNGADIYSGCCTLKIEYAKPTRLNVFKNDQDTWDYTNPNLGGPDGDADGNGSNSEDVNANPNKRQRQPALLGDHPPEYSGGYHGGYDDSYGSPPYEGRRMGPPMRGRGGRSFAPGYGPPPPPPGEYGAHADSPVVMVYGLEPVKMNADKVFNVFCLYGNVERVKFMKSKPGAAMVEMGDCYAVDRAITHLNNNFLFGQKLNVCVSKQQAIMPGQCYELEDGSSSFKDFHGSRNNRFTSPEQAAKNRIQHPSNVLHFFNAQPESSTEIFGQICEEIGVKCPINIKLFTGKMTECPPGGAAPSERSASGLLEWESINDAMEALAMMNHHQMKNTTGPYPYTLKLCFSTVQHAN; from the exons ATGGCTACTGCAACCAGCCGTTATTACAGCGAAGACGGCAGGGCAACGAAACGACAGAAAACCGACGGAATGGCAACG GGCTATGAGGACCCGCACAAGACCCTTCCGTCTGTGGTGGTGCATATCCGTGGACTGGTGGATGGGGTCACTGAGGCGGATTTGGTGGAGGCCCTCCAGGAGTTTGGAGCAATCAG CTATGTTGTTGTGATGCCCAAGAAGCGTCAGGCCCTGGTGGAGTACGAGGACATGAACGGCTCCTCCACTGCCGTGACCTACGCCGCAGACAACCAGGTGTACATTGCAGGCCACCCGGCCTTCATCAACTACTCCACCAGCCAGAAAATATCAAGGCCCGGAGACTCAGACGACTCCCGCACCGTCAACAACGTCCTTCTCCTCACCATCATGAACCCCATCTACCCCATCACCTCG GATGTCTTGTACACCATCTGCAACAACTGTGGGCCTGTCCAGAGGATTGTAATCTTCAGGAAGAATGGTGTCCAAGCCATGGTCGA ATTCGACTCGGTTCAGAGTGCACAGAGAGCAAAGGCCTCGCTCAACGGAGCGGACATATACTCCGGCTGTTGTACTCTCAAGATAGAGTATGCCAAG CCTACTCGTCTGAACGTGTTCAAGAATGACCAGGACACCTGGGACTATACCAACCCCAACCTGGGAGGACCCG ATGGTGACGCAGATGGAAACGGAAGCAATTCAG AGGATGTGAATGCCAACCCCAACAAACGGCAGAGGCAGCCTGCTCTGCTGGGCGACCACCCCCCAGAGTACT CTGGTGGTTACCACGGCGGCTACGACGACAGCTACGGCTCCCCGCCCTACGAGGGCCGACGCATGGGTCCCCCGATGAGGGGCCGTGGTGGGCGGAGCTTCGCCCCCGGCTAcggcccccctccaccccctcccggGGAGTATGGTGCCCACGCCGACTCTCCTGTCGTCATGGTCTACGGCCTGGAGCCCGTCAAGATGAACGCAGACAAAGTCTTCAACGTCTTCTGTCTCTATGGCAACGTGGAGCGA GTGAAGTTCATGAAGAGTAAGCCCGGGGCAGCCATGGTGGAGATGGGAGACTGCTACGCTGTCGACCGTGCCATCACTCACCTCAACAACAACTTCTTGTTCGGCCAGAAACTCAATGTCTG TGTGTCCAAGCAGCAGGCCATCATGCCAGGCCAGTGCTACGAGCTGGAGGACGGGAGCAGCAGCTTCAAGGACTTCCATGGATCCAGGAACAACCGATTCACGTCCCCGGAGCAGGCGGCCAAGAACCGCATCCAGCACCCCAGCAACGTGCTGCACTTCTTCAACGCCCAGCCCGAGTCGTCGACGGAGATCTTCGGTCAG ATTTGTGAAGAAATTGGTGTCAAGTGTCCAATCAACATCAAGCTGTTCACTGGAAAGA TGACTGAATGCCCACCAGGTGGCGCCGCACCCAGTGAGCGCAGTGCGTCTGGACTTCTGGAATGGGAGTCAATCAACGACGCCATGGAGGCTCTGGCCATGATGAACCACCACCAGATGAAGAACACAA ctgGCCCGTACCCATACACCCTGAAGCTGTGCTTCTCCACCGTACAACACGCCAACTAA
- the srsf7a gene encoding serine and arginine rich splicing factor 7a isoform X2, translating into MSHYSSSRSSSRATDCKVYVGDLGNGAAKGELERAFSYYGPLRTVWVARNPPGFAFVEYEDPRDAEDAVKGMDGKVLCGSRIRVELSTGMSRKGRGRPSRRHFDPQDRCYQCGDRGHYAYDCYRFNKRGGGRRSRSRSHSRSRSRSRSRGRRYNSRSRSRSNERGSGRRRSPSYSKRRSRSGSPARSNKSRTPARRSRSRSASAPRRRSASGPRRRSVSGPRRRSASRSRSRSPSHKRTSRSRTPSAKRSPTPAGD; encoded by the exons ATGTCCCACTACTCCTCATCCCGTAGCTCGTCGCGGGCCACCGACTGTAAAGTGTACGTCGGTGACCTGGGCAATGGCGCAGCGAAAGGCGAGCTGGAACGGGCTTTTAGCTACTATGGCCCCCTTCGTACTGTGTGGGTTGCCCGGAACCCTCCTGGGTTCGCCTTTGTCGAGTATGAGGACCCCAGAGATGCTGAGGATGCTGTGAAGGGAATGGATGGAAA GGTCTTGTGTGGTTCTAGAATTCGCGTTGAGCTTTCAACCGGCATGTCCAGGAAGGGTCGCGGGCGCCCAAGTCGTCGCCACTTTGACCCCCAAGACCGTTGCTACCAGTGTGGTGACCGTGGCCACTATGCATACGACTGCTACCGCTTCAACAAGAGGGGAGGTGGCCGACGTAGCAG GTCCCGCTCTCACTCCAGATCTCGCTCCCGGTCCAGGTCCCGTGGCCGCCGCTACAATTCCCGCTCTCGTAGCCGTAGCAATGAACG TGGCAGTGGGCGACGCCGTTCTCCATCGTACTCTAAGCGCAGAAGCAG GTCAGGCTCCCCAGCCCGCTCTAATAAGTCCAGGACTCCTGCGAGGAG GTCCCGGTCCAGGTCCGCCTCGGCTCCCCGCCGTCGCTCTGCGTCTGGCCCCAGGCGCCGCTCTGTGTCTGGCCCCAGGCGCCGATCGGCCTCGCGCTCTCGCTCCCGTTCACCTAGCCACAAGAGGACAAG TCGTTCCCGCACACCAAGCGCAAAGAGGAGCCCCACCCCTGCAGGCGACTGA
- the srsf7a gene encoding serine and arginine rich splicing factor 7a isoform X1, with protein MSHYSSSRSSSRATDCKVYVGDLGNGAAKGELERAFSYYGPLRTVWVARNPPGFAFVEYEDPRDAEDAVKGMDGKVLCGSRIRVELSTGMSRKGRGRPSRRHFDPQDRCYQCGDRGHYAYDCYRFNKRGGGRRSRSRSHSRSRSRSRSRGRRYNSRSRSRSNERGSGRRRSPSYSKRRSRSGSPARSNKSRTPARSRSRSRSRSASAPRRRSASGPRRRSVSGPRRRSASRSRSRSPSHKRTSRSRTPSAKRSPTPAGD; from the exons ATGTCCCACTACTCCTCATCCCGTAGCTCGTCGCGGGCCACCGACTGTAAAGTGTACGTCGGTGACCTGGGCAATGGCGCAGCGAAAGGCGAGCTGGAACGGGCTTTTAGCTACTATGGCCCCCTTCGTACTGTGTGGGTTGCCCGGAACCCTCCTGGGTTCGCCTTTGTCGAGTATGAGGACCCCAGAGATGCTGAGGATGCTGTGAAGGGAATGGATGGAAA GGTCTTGTGTGGTTCTAGAATTCGCGTTGAGCTTTCAACCGGCATGTCCAGGAAGGGTCGCGGGCGCCCAAGTCGTCGCCACTTTGACCCCCAAGACCGTTGCTACCAGTGTGGTGACCGTGGCCACTATGCATACGACTGCTACCGCTTCAACAAGAGGGGAGGTGGCCGACGTAGCAG GTCCCGCTCTCACTCCAGATCTCGCTCCCGGTCCAGGTCCCGTGGCCGCCGCTACAATTCCCGCTCTCGTAGCCGTAGCAATGAACG TGGCAGTGGGCGACGCCGTTCTCCATCGTACTCTAAGCGCAGAAGCAG GTCAGGCTCCCCAGCCCGCTCTAATAAGTCCAGGACTCCTGCGAGGAG CCGCTCTAGGTCCCGGTCCAGGTCCGCCTCGGCTCCCCGCCGTCGCTCTGCGTCTGGCCCCAGGCGCCGCTCTGTGTCTGGCCCCAGGCGCCGATCGGCCTCGCGCTCTCGCTCCCGTTCACCTAGCCACAAGAGGACAAG TCGTTCCCGCACACCAAGCGCAAAGAGGAGCCCCACCCCTGCAGGCGACTGA